Proteins encoded together in one Calditrichota bacterium window:
- a CDS encoding biotin--[acetyl-CoA-carboxylase] ligase → MSWDEKQLHWHLATRRFGRQIKYFDEIDSTNRWLLQNHSEFTLTGGVVVAGHQTIGKGRNSRSWSDTPNGSVLCSLMLKVKNESTMRGFLSILPAVALARVIRKHDSSAEVSLKWPNDVLLSHKKLAGVLAETTSSGEWDIIVVGVGINLTAAPAAEFGWPATSLHDASAWKPAHEVLLAELLNEWEPLFDLYQDREFEAIRSAWTEFGPRRGARVKRVDAAQEIVGEFEGLGDAGQLLLRDGTGVLREIYSGDILPA, encoded by the coding sequence ATGAGTTGGGACGAAAAGCAATTGCATTGGCATCTCGCCACGCGCCGCTTCGGTAGACAGATCAAGTATTTTGATGAAATCGATTCTACGAATCGTTGGCTGCTCCAAAATCATAGTGAATTCACCCTCACTGGCGGCGTCGTAGTCGCGGGACATCAAACAATTGGCAAAGGCCGCAATTCCCGTTCATGGTCTGATACACCGAACGGCTCAGTACTCTGTTCTCTGATGCTTAAAGTCAAGAACGAGTCGACCATGCGTGGTTTCTTGTCGATTCTTCCGGCAGTGGCATTGGCGCGCGTGATCCGCAAACACGACTCAAGCGCAGAAGTGTCACTTAAGTGGCCTAACGATGTCTTGCTCTCACACAAAAAACTTGCGGGCGTCCTTGCTGAAACAACGTCGTCCGGTGAATGGGACATTATCGTCGTCGGTGTCGGGATCAATTTGACTGCTGCACCGGCCGCAGAATTCGGTTGGCCCGCAACGAGCTTGCATGATGCTTCCGCTTGGAAACCGGCGCATGAAGTATTACTTGCCGAACTTCTCAATGAATGGGAACCGCTCTTTGATCTTTATCAGGATCGTGAATTTGAGGCGATTCGTTCCGCATGGACGGAGTTTGGGCCGCGCAGGGGAGCTCGTGTGAAAAGGGTGGACGCTGCGCAAGAAATTGTTGGTGAGTTTGAAGGCCTAGGAGACGCCGGACAATTGTTGTTGCGCGATGGCACTGGAGTGCTCAGAGAAATTTATAGCGGAG
- a CDS encoding methylmalonyl-CoA mutase → MNDQREKWRKSLDALITKHKERRAQFVTDSNLAVDTLYDAQNSGDIDLSFPGLYPFTRGVQPNMFRGRLWTMRQYAGFGTAEESNARYKYLLSQGTTGLSVAFDLPTQIGYDSDAPEAAGEVGRVGVAVSSIDDMQVLFDGIPLDKVSTSMTINSTASTLMALYIAVARSRGIAESNLEGTVQNDILKEFIARGTYIYPPKQSLRLVTDVIDYCRVNLPKWNTISISGYHIREAGSTAVQELAFTFANAIEYVRAALARGLDIDAFAPRLAFFWGCHNNFFEEVAKFRASRRIWAKVVREKFGAKNERSMMLRFHTQTAGCTLTAQQPDNNAVRVTMQALAAVLGGTQSLHTNAMDEALGLPTERTAQLALRTQQIIAFESGVADTVDPLGGSYFVESLTNRIEAAVWEELEKIEKLGGSVAAIEKHYFQNAIADEAFRYQKEIENDDRFIVGVNRFNVGDESEQPVLHVDEALEEKQRARLSKLRKARDAVKVTNALDALTKSATTEDNLMQHLIGAVEAKATLGEISDCLRKMWGEFHDS, encoded by the coding sequence ATGAACGATCAGCGTGAAAAATGGCGCAAGTCTCTCGATGCGCTCATCACAAAACATAAAGAACGCCGCGCGCAGTTTGTGACTGACAGCAATCTCGCCGTTGACACGCTGTATGATGCCCAAAACTCCGGTGACATAGACCTCAGTTTTCCCGGCTTATATCCCTTTACGCGCGGAGTTCAGCCCAACATGTTTCGCGGCCGCCTGTGGACGATGCGGCAATACGCGGGCTTCGGTACCGCCGAAGAGTCCAACGCACGATATAAGTATTTGTTGAGTCAGGGCACGACGGGATTGTCAGTTGCTTTTGACCTCCCGACACAAATCGGCTATGACAGCGATGCGCCGGAAGCGGCGGGTGAAGTCGGTCGTGTTGGCGTTGCGGTCAGCAGTATCGATGACATGCAAGTGCTCTTTGACGGCATTCCGCTCGACAAAGTGAGCACGTCGATGACGATCAACTCGACTGCGTCGACGCTCATGGCTCTCTACATCGCCGTTGCCCGTTCACGCGGTATTGCCGAGAGTAATCTTGAAGGTACTGTTCAAAATGATATCCTGAAGGAGTTCATCGCTCGCGGCACGTATATCTATCCGCCGAAACAATCGCTGCGTTTGGTCACCGACGTCATAGATTACTGCCGCGTGAATCTTCCCAAGTGGAACACGATTTCTATTTCAGGTTATCACATCCGCGAAGCAGGATCCACGGCGGTTCAAGAACTTGCGTTCACGTTTGCGAACGCAATTGAATACGTTCGCGCCGCACTCGCAAGAGGTTTGGATATCGATGCGTTTGCACCACGGTTGGCATTTTTCTGGGGATGTCACAACAATTTCTTCGAAGAAGTTGCAAAGTTCAGAGCGTCAAGAAGAATCTGGGCGAAAGTTGTCCGCGAGAAGTTTGGTGCAAAAAACGAGCGCTCGATGATGCTGCGATTTCATACGCAAACTGCCGGCTGCACGTTGACTGCGCAACAACCGGACAACAACGCGGTCCGTGTTACGATGCAGGCGCTCGCCGCGGTATTAGGCGGCACTCAAAGTCTGCACACGAACGCAATGGACGAGGCCCTCGGACTTCCCACCGAGCGCACCGCGCAGCTTGCTTTACGCACTCAGCAAATTATTGCTTTTGAGTCTGGAGTTGCGGACACGGTCGATCCCTTGGGCGGCAGCTATTTCGTCGAATCACTCACTAACCGCATCGAAGCGGCCGTGTGGGAAGAGCTTGAGAAGATCGAAAAACTCGGCGGTTCCGTCGCCGCAATCGAGAAACATTACTTCCAAAACGCAATAGCTGACGAAGCGTTTCGCTATCAAAAGGAGATAGAAAACGACGATCGCTTCATCGTCGGAGTAAACCGCTTCAATGTTGGCGACGAGTCGGAGCAGCCTGTCTTGCATGTGGACGAGGCTCTCGAAGAGAAACAACGCGCCCGACTTTCAAAACTCCGCAAAGCGCGCGACGCAGTGAAAGTCACCAATGCGTTGGACGCTTTAACCAAATCCGCAACGACCGAAGACAACCTGATGCAGCATCTCATCGGCGCTGTTGAAGCCAAAGCTACACTCGGCGAGATTTCAGATTGCCTGCGAAAAATGTGGGGAGAGTTTCACGACTCATGA
- a CDS encoding biotin/lipoyl-binding protein: MFEKTVIKIGSSEFDVRLTDNDVSVDDKTQDLPDISLEGRLVSVKLADRVERFLVNRHGDELWLIHDGQVYPLVIETERDRLLKAAAQAAEGEHGTTTIKAAMPGMVLRIMVQPGQTIKKGDPVLILEAMKMENEVRSPADGTVQSISISERDSVEKGAPLLTLTQ, encoded by the coding sequence ATGTTTGAGAAAACAGTCATAAAAATCGGATCGTCAGAATTCGATGTACGGTTGACGGACAACGATGTTTCCGTCGATGACAAGACTCAAGACTTGCCGGATATCTCGTTGGAGGGTCGTCTGGTATCTGTCAAACTTGCTGACCGCGTTGAACGTTTCTTGGTTAACCGTCATGGCGATGAGCTTTGGCTGATTCATGACGGTCAAGTGTATCCTTTGGTGATTGAAACCGAGCGTGATCGTTTGTTGAAAGCAGCCGCGCAGGCCGCTGAAGGCGAGCACGGTACGACTACGATCAAGGCTGCCATGCCCGGAATGGTCTTACGAATCATGGTGCAGCCAGGACAAACAATCAAGAAGGGTGATCCCGTTCTGATCCTCGAAGCTATGAAAATGGAGAACGAAGTCCGTTCGCCCGCCGACGGAACCGTTCAAAGCATTTCGATTTCAGAAAGAGATTCGGTCGAAAAGGGTGCTCCGCTGCTCACGTTAACACAGTGA
- a CDS encoding acetyl-CoA carboxylase biotin carboxylase subunit: MKSILVANRGEIAVRIMRTCREMGIRTIAVYSDVDRDSLHVREADRAYPLGGSTPAESYLVHDKIIQIAKESGAEGIHPGYGFLSENASFAKRVADEGLIWIGPPASAISAMGSKTEARALMIAANVPVVPGTKGAVASADEAVEFARKAGFPVLLKAAAGGGGKGMRVVRKEEDLADALAAAQREAKSAFADDAVYVEKYLEEPKHIEVQIFADRFGDAVYLGERECSMQRRHQKIIEEAPSAAVTPELRKRIGETAVMAAKACGYVNAGTCEFLLDKTGEFYFLEMNTRLQVEHPVTEMVTGLDLVRMQIEVARGERLKLSQDDVKLRGHAIEVRIYAEEVLSGFLPSTGVLEIWRPATGPGLREDTGQYEGAEISRFYDPMISKLVAYAETREAAIERMRRALREYFVAGVMTNIGFCNFILSRDEFRSGKFDTGTVERILLPDYIELVFSERSVPDWLPAAIAVANRAYKSEAQYANGAAAHESNWQSAGRSRALKNHW; this comes from the coding sequence ATGAAATCGATACTTGTAGCAAATCGCGGCGAAATTGCCGTTCGCATCATGCGAACCTGCCGCGAAATGGGAATTCGCACGATTGCAGTCTATTCCGACGTGGATCGGGACAGTCTGCATGTTCGCGAAGCCGATCGCGCCTATCCCTTGGGCGGTTCGACTCCCGCGGAAAGTTATCTTGTTCACGACAAGATTATTCAGATTGCAAAAGAAAGCGGAGCGGAGGGAATTCATCCCGGCTACGGCTTTCTTTCTGAAAACGCATCTTTTGCCAAACGTGTCGCCGATGAAGGACTAATCTGGATCGGCCCGCCCGCGTCCGCAATAAGTGCGATGGGCTCAAAAACGGAAGCGCGTGCGCTGATGATTGCCGCGAATGTTCCCGTGGTCCCCGGCACGAAAGGCGCGGTCGCATCCGCAGACGAAGCCGTTGAGTTCGCGCGCAAAGCCGGTTTTCCTGTCTTGTTGAAAGCTGCGGCGGGTGGCGGTGGCAAAGGTATGCGCGTCGTTCGAAAAGAAGAAGATCTTGCCGACGCGCTTGCAGCGGCGCAGCGCGAAGCAAAATCCGCGTTTGCCGACGATGCAGTTTACGTCGAGAAGTATCTCGAAGAGCCGAAGCATATCGAGGTGCAGATCTTTGCGGATCGATTTGGCGACGCGGTATATCTCGGAGAGCGCGAATGTTCCATGCAGCGTCGCCACCAGAAGATTATCGAAGAAGCACCGTCTGCGGCAGTCACTCCGGAATTGCGGAAACGTATCGGAGAAACGGCCGTTATGGCAGCCAAAGCCTGCGGCTATGTCAATGCAGGAACGTGCGAGTTCTTGTTGGATAAGACCGGGGAGTTCTATTTCCTCGAAATGAATACGCGTCTCCAAGTCGAGCATCCCGTAACGGAAATGGTTACAGGACTTGACTTGGTGCGTATGCAAATTGAAGTCGCCCGCGGCGAGAGACTCAAACTCTCGCAAGACGACGTCAAGCTGCGCGGCCACGCCATTGAAGTTCGTATTTACGCGGAAGAAGTCCTGAGTGGGTTCTTGCCTTCGACTGGCGTACTCGAAATTTGGCGTCCCGCAACCGGTCCCGGTCTGCGAGAAGACACTGGACAATATGAGGGCGCGGAAATCAGCCGATTTTACGATCCAATGATTTCCAAACTTGTGGCTTACGCTGAAACTCGTGAAGCCGCCATCGAACGCATGCGTCGCGCGCTCCGCGAATATTTTGTGGCGGGTGTTATGACGAATATCGGTTTCTGCAATTTCATTTTGTCCCGTGATGAGTTTCGAAGCGGAAAGTTTGATACAGGTACCGTCGAAAGAATTCTGTTGCCCGACTATATTGAATTAGTTTTCAGCGAACGCTCCGTCCCCGACTGGCTGCCTGCTGCAATCGCCGTCGCCAACCGCGCCTATAAATCAGAGGCGCAGTATGCCAACGGTGCCGCCGCACATGAATCGAATTGGCAATCAGCGGGAAGATCGCGCGCACTGAAAAATCATTGGTGA
- a CDS encoding DEAD/DEAH box helicase: protein MEKLANAIDGDDLLRNTLIFRGKLPGSPARFSESFKSLSSSIQSALKKQGIHALYAHQAEALQRIESGKNVVVVTPTASGKSLTYILPVLREIERDPDSSALLLFPLKALEQDQAAKLRLWQEYLHDNPLFTLGIFDGDTPSKERQRIKKLPPNFLISNPDMLHQGMLAYHQSWEKFFKRLKYIVIDELHAYRGVFGSHILQVFRRLRRLLHYYGAHPQFICLSATVANPEEFARDLTGAEIEVISDSGAPIPERDFWMMNAPEMSMTNAVTRSLIHALDYGLKTIVFTKSRVATEIIYRSLTDSRPDLARRVSSYRAGFLPEERRDIEQNLSSGKLDGVISTSALELGIDIGGLDLCILAGYPGSMMSLWQRAGRVGRRGAPSGVMLITGTDQLDQFFARNVDELLNRPLERALVNQQNDHILRQHLPAAAAEMPLMFGDPYIDVQRYQSAIAALEQERALLPSASGKQWFPGKPRPHAQVDLRNVGGTFDIVDVSRKNETVIGTVSGNSAFRECHDGAIYLHRGEAYQVESLDLRRKIASVKPYRGNVYTMIRTQKETEILDVRQTRTVKSFVARLGLLKVTEHFVAYERRRVYTQELLSVEPLELPPQSFQTVGCWIELPSTLQGKLGELEFHHMGSIHAMEHATISLTPLLALCDRNDLGGISFTKHPQLPNGAVFFYDGYPGGVGIAECMYYSFEDLLARTLKLIETCPCEEGCPSCIQSPKCGSGNRPLDKNGARFTLSYLTGDPESEPLPQEIVAADNLPRKSLDEPYEPFEIPSDKRVLVFDLETQLSAEEVGGWREARQMRVAVAVVWDSIENKFSSYEEAEIEALFEHLKRADVICGFNIRKFDFEVLRGYTFENLHALPILDLLEVVTENRGGRLKLDTIARATLGVGKSADGLQSLEWFKSGQIGLVREYCQKDVEVTRDVLKFALKHGYVLFEDKSGASVKLPMKLTPEMLAPMPESSK from the coding sequence ATGGAGAAACTCGCGAACGCGATTGACGGCGACGATCTTCTCCGCAATACGTTGATCTTTCGCGGCAAGCTGCCCGGTTCGCCCGCGCGTTTCTCCGAGTCGTTCAAAAGTCTGTCGAGTTCTATTCAGTCCGCGCTGAAAAAGCAAGGCATCCACGCGCTCTACGCGCATCAAGCTGAAGCTCTACAGCGAATTGAGTCCGGCAAGAATGTCGTCGTCGTCACTCCGACGGCAAGCGGCAAGTCGCTTACTTACATTCTTCCGGTCTTGCGCGAAATCGAGCGCGACCCCGACTCGTCCGCATTGCTTCTGTTTCCTCTTAAGGCGCTCGAGCAAGATCAAGCGGCCAAGCTAAGGCTCTGGCAAGAGTATTTGCACGACAATCCGCTCTTTACACTCGGCATCTTCGACGGAGATACGCCTTCCAAAGAACGTCAGCGCATCAAGAAACTTCCACCGAATTTTCTGATCAGCAATCCCGACATGCTGCACCAAGGTATGTTGGCGTATCATCAGAGTTGGGAAAAGTTCTTTAAGCGACTTAAATATATCGTCATCGATGAGTTGCATGCCTATCGCGGAGTTTTCGGATCGCACATCCTGCAAGTCTTCCGCAGATTGCGCAGACTGCTGCACTACTACGGCGCGCATCCGCAGTTTATTTGCTTATCTGCGACCGTCGCAAACCCGGAAGAGTTCGCGCGCGATCTGACCGGCGCTGAAATTGAAGTCATTTCCGACTCCGGCGCACCGATTCCCGAACGTGATTTCTGGATGATGAATGCACCCGAAATGTCGATGACGAATGCCGTCACGCGTTCGTTGATTCACGCGCTCGATTATGGACTAAAGACAATCGTCTTCACTAAGTCGCGCGTCGCCACGGAGATTATTTATCGCTCTTTGACCGATTCGCGCCCCGATCTTGCGCGACGAGTGAGTTCCTATCGCGCGGGTTTTCTTCCCGAAGAGCGCCGCGATATTGAGCAAAATCTCTCCAGCGGAAAACTCGACGGAGTGATTTCAACCAGCGCGCTGGAACTCGGTATTGATATAGGCGGCCTCGACCTGTGCATTCTTGCGGGCTATCCCGGAAGCATGATGTCACTTTGGCAACGCGCAGGAAGAGTAGGGCGGAGGGGGGCGCCGAGCGGTGTGATGTTGATCACAGGTACCGATCAACTCGATCAGTTTTTCGCTCGCAATGTCGATGAGCTTCTGAACCGCCCGCTCGAACGCGCGCTGGTTAATCAGCAAAACGACCACATCCTGCGTCAGCATCTTCCTGCCGCCGCAGCCGAGATGCCGTTGATGTTCGGCGATCCCTACATCGACGTGCAGCGCTATCAGAGCGCAATTGCCGCGCTCGAACAGGAACGCGCGCTGCTTCCCAGCGCTTCAGGAAAACAGTGGTTTCCCGGCAAGCCCCGTCCGCATGCGCAAGTTGATTTGCGCAACGTCGGCGGCACCTTTGATATTGTCGATGTGTCGCGCAAGAACGAAACGGTCATCGGCACGGTGTCCGGTAACTCCGCGTTTCGCGAATGTCACGACGGCGCGATCTACTTGCATCGCGGTGAAGCCTATCAAGTCGAGTCGCTCGATCTGCGCCGTAAAATCGCGAGCGTGAAGCCCTATCGCGGCAACGTCTACACGATGATTCGCACGCAAAAAGAAACAGAGATTCTCGACGTGCGGCAAACCCGCACGGTAAAGTCCTTCGTTGCGCGTTTAGGACTGCTGAAAGTCACTGAACACTTCGTCGCCTACGAACGCCGCCGCGTTTATACTCAAGAGTTACTGTCCGTCGAGCCGCTCGAACTTCCGCCGCAGAGTTTTCAAACCGTCGGATGTTGGATTGAGTTGCCGTCGACGCTTCAAGGAAAACTCGGCGAGCTGGAGTTCCATCACATGGGCTCCATACACGCGATGGAGCACGCGACGATTTCTTTGACTCCCTTGCTTGCTCTATGCGACCGCAATGATCTCGGCGGAATCAGTTTCACGAAACATCCGCAATTGCCGAACGGTGCGGTCTTTTTCTACGACGGATATCCCGGCGGAGTTGGGATCGCCGAGTGTATGTATTACTCCTTCGAGGATTTGCTTGCGCGCACGCTCAAGTTGATTGAAACTTGCCCTTGCGAAGAAGGCTGCCCGTCGTGCATTCAATCTCCTAAGTGTGGATCTGGGAATCGCCCGCTCGACAAAAACGGCGCGCGGTTTACGCTAAGTTATCTTACCGGTGATCCAGAAAGCGAACCGCTTCCGCAAGAGATTGTTGCGGCGGACAATTTGCCGAGAAAGTCGCTGGACGAACCTTACGAGCCATTCGAAATCCCGTCGGACAAACGGGTTCTGGTTTTTGATCTGGAGACGCAACTCTCAGCGGAAGAAGTCGGCGGGTGGCGAGAAGCTCGACAAATGCGTGTCGCCGTGGCCGTCGTATGGGACAGCATTGAGAACAAGTTTTCTTCTTATGAAGAAGCCGAAATTGAAGCGCTGTTTGAGCATTTGAAACGCGCGGATGTTATCTGTGGCTTCAATATTCGCAAATTTGATTTCGAGGTCCTGCGAGGTTACACGTTTGAAAACCTCCATGCGCTGCCGATTCTCGACTTGTTGGAGGTTGTCACGGAGAATCGCGGCGGAAGATTGAAACTTGACACAATCGCCCGCGCAACCCTTGGCGTGGGGAAAAGCGCCGATGGTTTGCAGTCACTGGAATGGTTCAAGAGCGGACAAATAGGTCTCGTTAGAGAATATTGCCAAAAAGACGTGGAAGTGACGCGCGACGTTTTGAAGTTCGCGTTGAAACACGGCTATGTTCTATTTGAAGATAAGTCAGGCGCAAGCGTCAAACTTCCGATGAAACTGACTCCTGAAATGCTCGCGCCAATGCCGGAAAGTTCAAAATGA
- a CDS encoding NAD-dependent epimerase/dehydratase family protein, with protein sequence MSSRILVTGATGFVGSHLAESLRERDCTVRLLVRNPKKLKWFNPSDYELAIGDAQNEQVLVESVRNVDTVIHCAGVTKTAHPKEFYDVNEVATRRLAKASESAGVRRFVLCSTHAVCGPSGSERMAIESDPEEPITHYGKSKLAGELALKEECCKTDWVILRPPSVMGPRDEQFFPLFRMMWKSKIYTQVGMKVRRYSLIGVHDVVRALVRAAEAESGLRQTYFVAMPQPVAWNAVAQAFAEVTGKTPLKVTLPEFVAKAVGLFGDLSMKLSGKPALLNSEKVREILAAGWICNPAKIDEMWGFRCEDRLEEVVRATFEFYRNENRL encoded by the coding sequence GTGAGCTCACGGATTCTCGTCACCGGCGCAACGGGATTTGTCGGCAGTCATCTTGCCGAATCTCTTCGCGAACGAGACTGCACCGTCCGCCTGCTTGTTCGTAATCCCAAAAAGCTAAAGTGGTTCAATCCGTCCGACTATGAGCTTGCGATCGGCGACGCGCAAAATGAGCAAGTGCTTGTCGAATCCGTCCGGAATGTTGACACGGTGATTCACTGCGCAGGCGTCACCAAAACTGCGCATCCTAAAGAGTTTTACGACGTCAACGAAGTTGCCACGCGAAGATTGGCCAAAGCAAGCGAGTCTGCCGGCGTCCGGCGATTCGTTTTGTGTTCCACACATGCCGTTTGCGGCCCGTCGGGCTCTGAGCGCATGGCAATTGAGTCCGATCCCGAAGAGCCGATTACCCATTACGGAAAAAGCAAACTCGCCGGCGAACTCGCGCTGAAAGAAGAATGCTGTAAGACTGACTGGGTGATTTTGCGGCCACCTTCGGTGATGGGCCCCCGAGACGAACAGTTCTTTCCGCTCTTCAGAATGATGTGGAAGTCGAAGATCTACACGCAAGTCGGCATGAAAGTTCGCCGATACAGTTTGATCGGCGTGCATGACGTGGTGAGAGCTTTAGTACGGGCCGCTGAAGCAGAAAGCGGATTGCGCCAAACGTATTTTGTCGCTATGCCGCAGCCTGTCGCGTGGAACGCCGTCGCGCAGGCGTTTGCGGAAGTCACGGGCAAAACTCCTTTGAAAGTAACTTTGCCGGAGTTTGTTGCCAAAGCTGTCGGACTATTCGGTGATCTATCCATGAAACTGAGCGGCAAGCCCGCGTTGCTGAATTCCGAGAAAGTCCGTGAAATTCTCGCGGCGGGCTGGATATGCAACCCTGCGAAGATTGATGAAATGTGGGGCTTTCGCTGCGAAGACAGGCTTGAAGAAGTTGTGCGTGCAACGTTTGAATTCTACCGAAACGAAAACAGACTTTAG
- a CDS encoding acyl-CoA thioesterase encodes MLTELHKDSVSRIRVRYAETDAMGWVYYACYYQYFEVARSDLIRTLWKSYRRIEDEDGLRLSVIESGCKYLSGARYEDQIDVHAKLEIRDGVRLHFDYSVVLVESDELLATGFTVHCFMDNNGKPKRPPASFMEFMRT; translated from the coding sequence ATCTTGACAGAACTCCATAAAGATTCCGTTTCACGCATCCGCGTTCGCTATGCCGAAACCGATGCGATGGGATGGGTTTATTACGCCTGCTACTACCAGTACTTTGAGGTCGCGCGTTCTGACCTCATTCGTACTCTTTGGAAATCCTACCGTCGGATTGAAGACGAAGACGGTTTGCGTTTGTCGGTTATCGAATCCGGGTGCAAATACCTGAGTGGTGCGCGCTACGAGGATCAAATTGATGTGCACGCAAAACTCGAAATTCGTGACGGCGTGCGTTTGCACTTTGACTATTCTGTCGTACTCGTGGAATCGGATGAACTGCTCGCCACGGGTTTCACGGTCCATTGTTTCATGGACAATAATGGCAAACCGAAGCGTCCGCCGGCGTCCTTTATGGAGTTTATGCGTACGTGA
- a CDS encoding acetyl-CoA carboxylase carboxyltransferase subunit alpha, with protein sequence MSSSTVQEKTRATATVSQNGTASSAKPGFASGFVLEFEKPIVELEHKIAEMRALAESSGMGNLSVEIDRMQKKAVRMREEVFSKLSRWQKVQLARHPRRPYTLDYVERLCSEFLELHGDRCFADDRALVSGIGEMDGQSILIMGHQKGRGTKENIYRNFGMANPEGYRKAIRHLALAQKFKLPVVTFIDTPGAYPGLGAEERGQAEAIARSLYEMARLNVPIITFVIGEGGSGGALAISVADRIFMLEYSIYSVISPEGCASILYRDAAQAPLAAEALKLTAEDLLELGIIDGIIPEPAGGAHENYDEIAARVKERILTTLPELLETSPDKLLEARHKKYERIGFYLES encoded by the coding sequence ATGAGTAGTTCTACCGTTCAAGAAAAGACTCGCGCAACCGCTACGGTATCGCAAAACGGCACGGCGTCGTCAGCAAAACCCGGTTTTGCGTCCGGCTTTGTGCTTGAGTTTGAAAAACCCATCGTGGAGCTTGAGCACAAAATTGCCGAAATGCGCGCGCTTGCCGAAAGTTCCGGCATGGGCAACCTTTCTGTCGAAATTGACCGTATGCAGAAAAAGGCCGTACGCATGCGCGAAGAAGTGTTTTCCAAACTATCGCGTTGGCAAAAAGTTCAACTAGCCCGGCACCCGCGCCGTCCTTACACATTGGACTATGTTGAACGGCTTTGTTCAGAGTTTCTCGAGCTGCACGGCGACCGTTGTTTTGCGGATGATCGCGCGCTGGTTTCAGGTATTGGCGAAATGGACGGCCAAAGCATTTTGATCATGGGACATCAAAAAGGCCGGGGCACCAAGGAAAATATCTATCGCAATTTTGGAATGGCGAATCCCGAGGGTTACCGAAAAGCGATTCGCCATCTTGCTCTCGCTCAGAAATTCAAACTTCCTGTCGTTACCTTTATCGATACGCCCGGCGCCTATCCCGGTCTCGGAGCTGAAGAGCGTGGACAGGCTGAAGCCATCGCTCGCAGCTTATACGAAATGGCCCGGCTGAATGTCCCGATAATTACCTTTGTCATCGGTGAAGGTGGCTCCGGCGGCGCGTTGGCGATTTCGGTCGCGGACAGAATCTTCATGCTCGAATATTCTATCTATTCGGTAATCTCTCCGGAAGGATGTGCTTCGATCTTGTACCGCGATGCGGCTCAAGCTCCACTGGCCGCGGAAGCCTTGAAACTGACTGCCGAAGACTTGCTCGAACTTGGGATCATAGACGGAATCATTCCGGAGCCTGCCGGCGGTGCGCATGAGAATTACGACGAGATCGCAGCGCGTGTCAAAGAACGTATCCTGACTACTCTTCCCGAGTTGCTGGAAACGTCGCCCGACAAGCTGCTCGAAGCACGACACAAAAAGTACGAACGAATCGGTTTCTACCTCGAATCTTGA
- a CDS encoding glycosyltransferase family 2 protein: MIPRRCVSVVVVTYNSEATISQCIESVLGTAENWIDRVVVVDNASADRSREIVGKYGPPLISVENNDNLGFAAACNCGAKRCKSEFLLFLNPDARLDENALAELVSFLDARDSAACCGPVLHDENNSADPACRRGFPTPSNSIGKLFGFDRLFPASRRFAGYGMPWLGFAREARVDCISGACFLMRREDFVSIDGFDEQFFLFGEDIDLFKRISDLGREVWFVPSARVTHLGGQSMKQNSHTADREFYRAMRLYMSKHWRNLSAPTYKLVEMGVGLRAWLERVIGH; this comes from the coding sequence ATGATTCCGCGCCGCTGCGTATCGGTGGTTGTGGTGACGTACAATTCGGAAGCCACGATCTCACAGTGCATTGAGTCGGTGCTTGGCACGGCGGAAAACTGGATTGACAGAGTGGTCGTCGTGGACAATGCTTCGGCTGATAGGTCGCGAGAAATTGTCGGCAAGTACGGGCCCCCGCTTATATCGGTTGAAAATAACGACAACCTCGGTTTCGCTGCTGCGTGCAACTGTGGTGCGAAACGGTGCAAGTCCGAGTTCTTGCTCTTTCTGAATCCCGATGCACGGTTGGACGAGAACGCTCTCGCCGAGCTGGTCTCATTTCTCGACGCACGAGACTCTGCGGCCTGCTGCGGACCCGTGCTTCATGACGAAAATAATTCCGCCGATCCGGCGTGCAGAAGAGGATTTCCGACTCCGTCCAATTCAATCGGAAAGCTCTTCGGATTTGATCGGCTATTCCCCGCCAGCCGTCGCTTTGCCGGTTACGGCATGCCATGGTTGGGATTCGCTCGTGAGGCTCGCGTCGACTGTATTTCAGGCGCGTGCTTCCTAATGCGGCGTGAAGATTTTGTTTCCATTGACGGTTTTGATGAACAGTTCTTTCTGTTTGGAGAGGATATTGATCTCTTCAAACGTATTTCCGACCTCGGCCGCGAAGTTTGGTTCGTTCCATCCGCAAGAGTTACTCACCTCGGCGGTCAGAGCATGAAGCAAAACTCACATACTGCTGACAGAGAATTTTACCGCGCCATGAGACTCTATATGTCCAAACACTGGCGCAACCTTTCCGCACCGACCTACAAACTCGTTGAAATGGGCGTTGGGCTCAGAGCGTGGCTGGAAAGAGTTATCGGACACTAA